The genomic stretch ATATTTCGCCGGATCAGGTGCGTCGGTGGAAGGAAGTGCTCGCCAACGACCCGTACCGGCAGATGCTGGAAGGGCTTGGCGATGACGATCCTTTCGCTGACGGATAGCTTCAGGCGCGAGCAAGCGCGTGTCGCGGCACGGACAACGGCGCGCCTTGCCGGCGTGTTCCCGGCACTGAATCTGTCGGCGATCGACGCGTCGGCGCCGGCTTGGCTGCAGGCTGCGGTGCCGATCGTTCAGCGCGGCCACCGGGAGTCCGTTGACGTTGCTGCCGAGTACTACGCCCGGTTCCGCAACGAGGGCGCCGGGTCAGGGCTCATCACGATCGTGCCGGACCGCTTGCAGGTGCCGGCGGTGGCGACGTCGCTCGAGGTGCTCGGGCCAATGCGTGCGAAGCACCTGCTGTCGCAGGGCGAGCGATTCGAGGATGTCGCGCGAGCGGTGTTCTCGGCGTCGTCAGGCGCGGCGACACGTCACGCACTGTCGGGGGCGCGCCGCACGTTCGAGCGGACAGCTCGCGCGTCTGGCGAGTCGCAATTGCTCCGTCGAGTGGCACAGCCCGGCGCATGCCCAATCTGCCGATTCCACGCAATGCGGAACACGAGCAGGCGCATCTCGGAGGGCGTGCCGATCCCGGCCGCACCGCAGTTTCACGACCACTGCAAATGCAGCTACGCGCTCGTACCCGACGACGGCGCGCTCGGCGAGGACTACGAAACGTTCCTGGCCGAGTCCCGCGAGATGTATCAGGTGGCGCTCGGCAATCTCACCGAGCAGGACCGCCCCCACACGGCCAAGAACGTGACGCGGGAGATGCACCGGTTGAACTACCTGGCCAAGACGGGCAGGCCGTTCGACGTATAGACCTCGGCGCCCAGAGGGTGGGCGCCGGCAACCCCTCAAGGAAGGGAACCCAATGGAGAACGAAGACCAGTCGAGTGACGGTCAGCAGGAAGAGCAGCCAGACATCGACGAGCAGCCCACCGAGGATGCCGACGACGACGAGGCTGGCGACGAGGGTGAGCAGGACGACGACGCGGGCTTCGATGGCCCGTTCGACGCGAAGCGAGCCCGACGCGCAATCGACAAGGCGCGCGCCGACCGCAAGCAGGCCGCGCAGCGCGCTACCGACGCCGAGAAGAGCGCGAAGGAGATGCAGCGAGAGAACCTGCAGCTCAAGGTCGCGATGAAGCTCGGCGTACCCGCATCGCTCGCATCGCGCCTCAACGGCGACGACTTCGACGCGATGGTCGAGGACGCATCAACGCTCCTCGACGAGCTCGGCATCGGCAAGCCCGAGACGCAGCAACCGAAGCCCCGACTTCGGGGCGGGGCACGCCCCAACCAGGACCCCGACCGCTCCGCGAAAGACATCGTCTCCGAAGCGCTCGGGCAGTAACCACAGGTTCGCCGCCTGGCGGCCTGAATTCTCACGAAAGAGAGGACCGCCATGGCGGCAAACGTTTGGCAGAAGGCACAGAAGTTCGCGGGCACCGCCCTCGATCTGCTGCGCCGCGAAGTGAAGCTCCCCGGCCTGTTCACGTGGAAGTTCACGAAGGCCGATTTCACCGGCGCGGCCGGTGACACGGTCATGGTGAAGCGACCCCCGGTGCTCGTCGCCCGTGACAAGGGGTGGCGCAACCAGGACGCGATCGTGGTCGACCGTCTCGTGCAGACGAAGATCCCCGTCGTGCTCGACCAGCACCCGTACTCGGCTGTCGCGATCGGCGCCGAAGAGCGCACGCTCGACGAGGTCGATTACGTGCGGGACGTGCAGAAGCCGCAGGTCGACGCGATGGTCGACTACTTCGAGCGCGCCATCGTGAAGCCCCTGCGTGGCGCAGACTTCACGATGGAGGTCGCCTACGACCCGGAGGGTACCGGCCGGGTCGCGGACGCCCGCAAGGTCGCGCTGCGTGCCCGGAAGCTGTTCCAGGACGCGCACGTGCCCACGAGCGGCCGCTACTGGCTGGTCGGCTCGTCGGTGGCCGAGTCGATCTCGTCGACGGACCAGCTGCTCGAGGTCGACAAGGCCGGAATCCCGGAGGCGCTGCGCGATGGCGTCGTTGGACGCCTCGCCGGCTTCACGATCATCGAGGTGGACGCGCTCGGCGAGGACGAGTCGTACTTCGTGCACTCGTCGGCGCTCGCGATCGCGGTCGTCGCCCCCACGCCGCCCATCTCGAACGTGAAGAGCGGAGCGGTCGCCGCGGGCAACGGTCTCGCGGTCACCCAGATCTGGGACTACGACGGTGACCACCTCACGGACCGTTCGGTCGTGCACGCCTTCGTCGGCGCCTCGCTCGTCACCGACCCGGAGGTCAACGAGGACGGCTCGCTCGTGCTCGGCAACAACGACGAGCCGCAGCTCGAGTTCCGTCGCGCCATCAAGGTGCAGTACGGGGCAGCCGAGGCCGCCGCGGCCGCCGATGCCGGCGCAGCGTCGACGTACACGCTCGCCGTGACGGGCTCGCCCACGGGCGGCACGTACACGCTCGAGGTCGACGGCACCGAGACGGAAGAGCTGCCCCACAACGCCACGAACGCTGTGATCGCTTCGGCGCTCAACGGCGTCGAGGGCGTCTCGGGCGCGCAGGTCTCGGGCACGAGCCCGAAGACGCTCACCTTCAGCGAGGGCGTCACCGTCGAGGTCGGCACGGTCTCCTTCGAGGGCGGCACCGACCCGAACGTGACGGTCACCGCCGCGTAGTAACCAGCAGGGGCACCCGGCCACGCTCGGGTGCCCCTGCTCACACCCCGGGAGGGTTCTCATGGCCGGTGCGCCACTCGCGGACCACGAACAGATCTCCGCATGGCTTGGCCTGTCCGCGCCGGCGCCGGGCTCACCCGAGTCCGAGAGGGCGGCCACCGTCGTGTCGGTCATCTCTGATCTCGCACGCGGCGAAGCCCGGCGACCGGACTGGACGCTCGAAACCGTGCCAGAACAGGTGTCGGCCATCGTGCTGATGGTGGCAGCGTCGGCGTACGTCAACCCGGACGGGAAGACGTCGGTCACGACGGAGGAAGTCACTCGTCGGTGGGAGCGCGGAGAGCTTTTCTCAGCGTCACAGATTGCGACACTGCGGGCGTGCCGGCCGGGGAGCTCGGGCGGCATCTCGACGATCCAGT from Pseudoclavibacter endophyticus encodes the following:
- a CDS encoding VG15 protein; the protein is MTILSLTDSFRREQARVAARTTARLAGVFPALNLSAIDASAPAWLQAAVPIVQRGHRESVDVAAEYYARFRNEGAGSGLITIVPDRLQVPAVATSLEVLGPMRAKHLLSQGERFEDVARAVFSASSGAATRHALSGARRTFERTARASGESQLLRRVAQPGACPICRFHAMRNTSRRISEGVPIPAAPQFHDHCKCSYALVPDDGALGEDYETFLAESREMYQVALGNLTEQDRPHTAKNVTREMHRLNYLAKTGRPFDV
- a CDS encoding phage capsid protein, which codes for MAANVWQKAQKFAGTALDLLRREVKLPGLFTWKFTKADFTGAAGDTVMVKRPPVLVARDKGWRNQDAIVVDRLVQTKIPVVLDQHPYSAVAIGAEERTLDEVDYVRDVQKPQVDAMVDYFERAIVKPLRGADFTMEVAYDPEGTGRVADARKVALRARKLFQDAHVPTSGRYWLVGSSVAESISSTDQLLEVDKAGIPEALRDGVVGRLAGFTIIEVDALGEDESYFVHSSALAIAVVAPTPPISNVKSGAVAAGNGLAVTQIWDYDGDHLTDRSVVHAFVGASLVTDPEVNEDGSLVLGNNDEPQLEFRRAIKVQYGAAEAAAAADAGAASTYTLAVTGSPTGGTYTLEVDGTETEELPHNATNAVIASALNGVEGVSGAQVSGTSPKTLTFSEGVTVEVGTVSFEGGTDPNVTVTAA